TGGAGAAATAGCCAGTTAAGGCATCTGTAAACGATTGCGTCAGTGCAGAGACTCGGATGACTAGCGCTCCACTCCCAGAATGCCGAGTGTGCAGCCGCTGTTCGCCTGGCTGTTAAGCGTCGAGATCTACTTTCAGATATCAGGCAGCCACTGGCTCTCTCCTCGACCGCCGTTAATGCTCGTCTGAGTGGTGGCTTGGTTTAAAGTTTCCAGCGACCCAGGGAGAGCGATAGGCAATCTGCCGCTGGgagagccgtgtgtgtgtgtgtgtgtgtgtgtgtgtctgcgtatcTGCCTCGGGTCATTCTCACTCTGACTGGGAAGCATGTCCACTCTGCAGGACCTGAAATGATCCCTTGTTGCACAATGTTAATGGAAATCAGGGGATTGTTTGCGTGGTGATGTGCTCCAGgcgattagtgtgtgtgtgtgtgtgcgcgcgcgcgtgcatcCATGTGGGTGTGAATGTGCATACACAGCGGATCACCCTCACTATAACTGACTCCATCAATATATGGGCTATGCAGACTGATATATCACTAACCAGTTTAAAATAGGGTCTTTTAAATGCTGCAGTATGCAGTCATCAGACACAGCAAAATGGTAATGAAATGGTATTTATGTATGATAATTATTTATGCCTTTGACCTTCCGAGCTATCCTACCTTTTGAAGTAGCAAGTCTTTAAGTACATGAAGGTATTTGCTGCTTATCCAGGGCAGAACTGTTAGCGTATACTAACATAGACTGATTGGACCCCCTTCTTTTCATGCCCAcacaatgatttatttattgGAGGTATTTGATTAATACAATGAGGTATTTATTGGAGATCACCATAGCAGGGGTGATCTGCAGCTCAGGTTTGTGTCTCTGCTATTAACATCTTctccttacacacacagctccgcATGAGGAACGCCCTCCCTGACTGCCTTCTCTCTTGTTCTAGCTCATCGTCTCCTCTTCCTTCTCTGTCCCGCGTTTTGGTGTTCAGCGTCTGGTTCTCTGGTTCTCAGCCGAGTCCTGCCGTCGTCCTCATGGTGGGGGGGAGGGACGGGCCCGTGTTCCTGCTCTCGGGCGGGCCCGTGTTCCTGCTCTCAGCTGGGCCTCTGTGCGCATACTAATCTTGGAGTGGGAGTGTTCTCTCTCTATTGGCCCCGCCTCTCGACTGACGCATGTGCCGGCCCTTTCCCGGAGGGACCGCCTCCTCGTAGCTGTGCGCTACATATCTGTGGCGCGATGGTGCTTTTTCTTCCCCTGGTCCCCTGCTTTTTCCAGGATTTGCGATTAACCAATGAGCCGGGGAGGCGTGTGTAGACGAAACTCTAAAAATACGAAAAACGAAAGCCGAGCGCCCTTCCCGGGTGGCTCGCGCGAGCCGATTGGTCGGATTCTAGCAGAGAAGGGTGGAGAGAACCCGCCCAGGCTTCACACGCCTCCCCGCCCAATCCCGTCGCGCCCTCCCTCCCTGCCACTGTCatccccacactctccacaacCGCTGTCCTCCGTCTGCCCTGTCCACAGGGGACACGGCGGCAGGCGGGGCGGCATGGAGCGGTCCCAGAGCAGCACGTGGGAGAGCGGCGAGGACAGCAGGAACAAGCTGGTGAAGGCCGCCTCCACCTCCAAACTGCTGGCCAAAGTCGTGAAGAACGCCGAGAAGTTCGTAAACGCACTAGCACTAGCGCCGCCTCGCCGTTTTTTAAAGACCCAAACTGGGGTTTGACCAATCGTCTGTTTAATccactgggtttttttttctctcgcaCAGGCACAGGGATCCAGTGATAAGCCAAGGTAACGTCCTTCTGCTTTGTTTCATTAGCCCCGCCTCCCGCCTCTCTGGCCCCACCCATCTTATAATAACTGTTGTTTGTTGTGGTTGTCAAATCATTAGTCCTGAGCAATTCCTGGTCTGTATCgtcctgtgtttgttttgagAGATGTTGTTTCTGTCCCATAACCAGCCAAAATGTCAACCCGTGAGAAAAACAGCCAAGGTAAGCTCCCTTGGGCCCTGGGACAGAAACCCCTGGTCAGAATGAGTGCGCATTCAACGTCTCCTGCTTCTGCCCCGCCCACCTCTCACCCAGATTCCCTATTAATTAAGCTAGCTGGCTCTTTCAGCATGGCTAAATACAACGTGCAAACCAAAAAACGGTTCAACAGCCTCCCCTAATAACACGTTGATCCAGGCGAAAGATCAACGAACCTCCCTCtctgatttctctctctctcactctctcactgattCCAGCCTGACGTGGTCAAACTgaacctctctgtctccccaccGTGCTGTGGTGATTATAAGGCGTTTGCCTTCAGGGTAACAAGGGCTAATACACTTTTACATAGCTCATCTGGTGGAAGGCACTTTGGTTCATTAAGCACTAGAGTTTGACAGGCAGAGGAATGTAGCTGTGTAACATTACCCTCTGGCAGGAACCAGTCAGCTCCTCACTCGGGACACGCCTGCCAGGGCTGTTACGCAAAAGAATACACTCGTGTCTTCACGAACGGCTTGAGGAGGAAGACATCGGTATGGCACGCCAGAGATGTCTTTAGATCAGTTGTTTCTCAGTAGCCTGAACACGCCGCGAACTCCGTTTGAACTCGGCCCAAAATGGAGGATGCTAACGGGACGGAACCGGAGGTCAGGGAGGAGAAACACGACGAGCATCAGATCCTCGGGCTCACACACTCCCATTCGTCCACTCGTCCATacttcctctctccttcctcgtGCTTCTGTCCTTCCTGTCTTTAATCCTGTCTGCGCTCGGACGCCAGCTCTACGCTTTTGGCCTTCTCAGCATGGCGCTAACATGTGTTGTTTGTGTCTTGCATTTGCTCGGGCTTTTAGCGGAAGGGCATGTTTCCAGAGTTTGCTTTAAGTACTTTAATGGCCAATGATGTTATATTTAGTGCAGTTATACCATTCGTTTTTGGTTTTCAGCACAAAGTCCACCACTGTATACGTATGCACGCTCAGAGTGATCTCTCCACAGAGGGCGACTACATCAAAATGTTCATGCGGGGACGTCCCATCACCATGTTCATCCCGTCGGACGTTGAGAACTACGACGAAGTCCGAACCGAGCTGCCACCAGAGCGACTCAAACTGGAGTGGGTGTATCCTTTCTAGAACCTTCCACGCCCACGGAACGAGACTTCCCGCTCCTTTTACCGAACTCCTACGAACTTCCCGCTCCTTTTACCGAACTCCTACGAACTTCCCGCTCCTTTTACCGAACTGCagaccttttttttctttatttttctgtCACCCCTCGTTCTCTCCTTGACACACCGGGGCAGGTTTGGCTACAGAGGCCGGGACTGCAGGGCTAACGTCTGTCTGCTGCCTACGGGCGAGATCGTCTACTTCATCGCCTCCGTGGTCGTGCTCTTCAACTACGACGAGAGGACACAGCGCCACTACCTGGGACACACGGACTGCGTCAAATGGTGACTCCGCCCCCCACGGCCCATCACGCCGCCGAGCGCCCAGGCTGCCCCTCCCCCGCACGCCACGTATAGCTCAGTGCTACAGTGGGGCGAAGGCAAAGCCCAAAGTTAATGTGCATACGATGTGCGTGAATTCAAATGTTTATGGATTTTTTCCGTCCTCGTCTGTCCCAGTCTTGCGGTTCATCCAGATAAGATACGCATCGCTACAGGACAGATCGCAGGAGTGGATAAAGATGGCAGGGTAACtgatatatacacccacacatttaCACCCACACATTACAAAGGCATACTGTATTGTCCCAGCGTCCAACAGTGCGTGCTTTGTTCCCGCGGATGTGTCATTACGTGTAATGGTTGtaggtgtgacctcaaccgtgGTGTATTTTTACACcttttgtgttttggtgtttttttttgcttccTGTTCATGAAAGATTAGCCGGATATTTACTTGCTGAAGTACACATCCATCACAGATAAAGACACTTAATTAGAGGAAATGTCTTCCAACTCCGCCATTTGCTGTTAATCTCTTtatccctagtttttttttttttttcacgtcTGCTTCTGTGTTTTTGAATCTCACTCCGTTTTCTTTTTTTGACTGCTGTATGTGTCAAATATCATGGGGTGGGAGTTCTGTGTAGTCCTACCTGAAACAGAACACCTGGACCTGACAATGATTAAtacaccctttctctctctctctctctctctctctctctctctctcagcctctaCAGCCTCATGTGAGAGTGTGGGACTCAGTCACTCTGAGCACGCTGCAGGTCATTGGTCTGGGCACCTTTGAGAGAGGAGTGGGCTCCCTCGGCTTTTCTAaagctgtgagtgtgtggtgttgctataccccccccccccccccccccccccccacacacacacacacacacacacacacacacacacacactgactcagcAGCTATGCTGCACTGATGGACACCCTCATAGAGGATTTAATGAGCCAGACCTAACTTTCACGCACATTCCTCTTCCTGTTTTAcgactatcacacacacacacacacacacacacacacactgtgacttCCGTAACGAGGAGTGCGATGAGTGAGTGTGCAGCCCAGCCATTCGCAGCCGTGAGCTCAGTCTTGTTGACAATGTTGGGTACTGTTCCAGACCTCTGGGGTCCGGTACCACACTAACTCCCTCCTCTCccggggcgtgtgtgtgttttctgcacCCTCAGGACTCTGGAACCCACCTCAGCGTGATCGACGACTCCAATGAGCACATGCTCACCGTGTGGGACTGGCAGAAGAAGTCTAAAATAGCAGAGATCAAGGTAGAGTGCTCTGTGTGTACACCGTTGAGCTGTTGTCACTGCATTCTTCACCAGCGcgtgcgcgcacgcacacacacacacttgcaaatCTGCTTTCTCAACATCTTACACACATATACCGCAAAGCTGCTCTCTCAACAtctttcacacacaccccataaaAGCTGCTCTCTCTGCATTCTTCaccctttctctcgctctctctccctctctcactctctctctctctctctctcacacacacacactcacacactcacacactcacacacactcacactcacacactcacacacacacacacacacacacacacacacacacagtcttgccCTTTAAATGGCCCCCACCCCACAGCCGTGTGTGTCCTGCCAGCTGTCTCTTACCCAGgttcccctcttcctctctcattctccggccctcttcctcctttttcctctcctctctcgtGCCTCTGCCGTGCTGCGTGACATCACCGTGACATCACCGTGACATCATTGTGACCCGTCTTCCCCAATCCGTGTGTTTCGGTGTCAATTAAACATTTCCTTCCTCTTCTCTGACCTACGCCCAGCTCTGTTAACCCACTCtgcaatgtgttgtgtgtgtgtgtgtgtgtctctctctctctctctctctctctccctctctctctcccccagacCACTAATGAGGTCGTCTTAGCGGTAGAGTTCCACCCCACTGACGCCAGCACTATTGTCACCTGCGGCAAGTCCCACATCTTTTTCTGGACATGGAGTGGTAACTCCCTGACACGAAAACAGGGCATCTTTggggtgaggacacacacacacacacacacacacacacacaccggcagaAACACACACGGCACAGATACATGAACAcgaacacatgcacagacatgcAGTATCACAGGTACGCGTCCAGACAAGAGAAGACACACGggcactcacttacacacacacacacacacacacacatacacacacacacacaccactaatgGTTCAGGTGTGAAGGCAGCCACACAACTGATTGGCAGGTTGACCGTGTTGGCTACCAAGCATCTATGGATCATGTGTGTATTAATGCTACAtgctttgtatgtatgtatgtatgtatgtatgtatgtatgtgtgtgtgtgtgtgtgtgtgtgtgtgtgtgtgtgtgtgtgtgtgtgtgtgtgtgtgtgtgtgtgtgtgtgtgtgtgtgtgtgtgtgtgtgtgtgtgtgtgtgtgtgtgtgtgtgtgtgtgtgtgtgtatgtcctgtGTTAGAAATATGAGAAGCCCAAGTTTGTGCAGTGTCTGGCCTTCCTCAGTAACGGGGACATCCTGACCGGGGACTCGGGAGGTGTCCTCCTGATCTGGACCCGCAGCACCGTGGAACCAGCACCTGGCAAAGGGCCTAAAGGTAAAGCCGTCCTGCTCTGCtcccgaacacacacacacaccccgaacacacacacaccccgaacACACAGACGTCCTCGTCCATTATGTTTGTGCTGTAACATTTGTTGAGAAATATGAGGAAAGCTTTTTACCTGagcctgactgtgtgtgtgtgtgtgtgtgtgtgtgtgtgtgtgtgtgtgtgtgtgtgtgtattaatctGCCTATTGTGAACATGCGTGGGTCTGGGCGTGAGCTCACGCACATGGTTTCCCTCTCCGCGCCGGTAATGGTTTTCAGAGGCATGTGGTGGAGCTGGAACTGTGGAGTTGCTGCATGGTTGGCTGCCAGATCTTTAACCATTAAACGCGGCTTTACCATCCACACACTGGGGCCCATAGCGTTCTGTAGCAcggcgccccctgcaggagaCCAGCAGCTTTCTGTCATTGCTTTTAGCGCTCCAACAGCAGAAAAGTCACCAGTTGAGTCACGAGCGTTCTGTACTGTTGgtttcactgctgtgtgtgtgtgtgtgtgtgtgtgtgtgtgtgtgtgtgtgtgtgtgtgtgtgtgtgtgtgtgtgtgtgtgtgtgtgtgtgtgtgtgtgtgtgtgagtaacgcTACAATGAACCCCATGTCGGTTGGAGTATGGATTAGGAATATTTAAACATTGTGACAGACTTCCTTGAATTGTAACacaaagctgtgtgtgttagttgtCTGCTcactgtgtcgtgtgtgtgtgttgtgtgtgtgtgtgtgtgtgtgtgtgtgtgtgtgtgtgtaggtgtctgtGGGTATGCAAAGCAAGTGTGATAGAATGCAGTTATTCCATAAGGAAGTTTGATTTCCACGGTGGTGCCGGTGCAGCGCGGGTGGAGCAGGCGGGGGCACAGGGCCTCCGTCTTGTTCGGGTCTGCCGGGTCTGCCTCGGGGCAGCTgctatgtgtgtgcgcacctatcagggcatgtgtgtggggttttgtgtgtgttcctgttgtcgtcgttactgtgtgtgtgtgtgtgtgtgtgtgtgtgtatgtgtgtgtatgtgtgtgtgtgtgtgtgtgtgtgtgtgtgtgtgtgtgtgtgtgtgtgtgtgtgtgtgcgtgtcctgCTTAGACTTCGTATGTCCAGTTTCATTGTTATTTTTCCAGAGGGAGCAATAATAAAGTGGAATGTCTAGAATGCagtgcgtgcgcgcacacacacacacttacatttactccctctctctctctctctctctctcacactctctcacactctctctcacactctctctcacactctctctcacactctctctctcactctctctctctctctctctctctcctctctctctctctctctctctctctctcactcactcactcactcactccctctctctctctctctctctaccctctcGTGGATCCCCTGCTGCTATTGCTAAGAGCTGAGAACACACCAGTGCCAAGCTGTACAAACCACACTAGCCATGAGAAGGATTTGTGGTATTCTCTTCCCAGAAATCGCCATCAGAGCAACCTCCATCTTTCTCCTGTGTGCTTTTCTCCCTTTTCTCCAAGCAAGCTGCTTTTCTCATCAACAGGCCcagttcacacacactccctccgcGTCTCCGGTACCACGGACGCGGGGGTCTTGTACCACGGACACTTGGGTCTTGTACCACAGATGTGGGGGTCTTGTACCACAGATGTGGGGGTCTTGTACCACAGATGTGGGGGTCTTGTACCACGGACGCTTGGGTCTTTGTGTTTCCAACAACACACTGTTGGAGCTTTTTAGCCTGTAAACATTGAcaatttctttctgtttctctctctgttatacacacacacacacacacacacacgtgtccatCTCTCAGGAGCCTTTCAGATCTCGCGCCAGATCAAGGCTCATGACGGCAGTGTGTTCACACTGTGTCAGATGAGGAACGGGACTCTGCTGACTGGGGGCGGCAAGGACCACAAAATCATCCTGTGGGACCACGACCTCAACcaggagagagacatagaggtAGGccaaggaacacacacacacacatgcatacacacacacacacacgcgcgcgcacacacgcatacacacacacacacacacacacacacacacacacacacacacacacacacacacgcgcgcgcacacacacgcatacacacacacacacacacacacacacacacacgcgcgcgcacacacgcatacacacacacacacacacacacacacacacacaggtgtgtacacacacacgcatacacatgcatacacacacacacacacaggcgtgtacatgcacacacacacacaggtgtgtacacacacacacacacacacaggtgtacacacacacacacacacacaggtgtgtacacacacacacacacacacaggtgtgtacacatgtacacacacacacacagatgtgtacacacgtgcatacatacgcatacacacacacacacacgcatagacatacacacgcacatgcacacacacacacgcacacacgcacgcaggtgtgtacacgcatacacacacacacacatgcatacacacacacgtgtatacacgtatacaaacacacaagtgtgtacacacgcatacacacatgcatgtaatcactcacacacgcatacacacaaacacacgtgtgtacacacacatacacacactcacacacgcatatatatacacacacacaggtgtgtacacatgcatacacacacacacacgcatatgcacactcacacacacgtgtgtacaaatgcatgcacacttacaaacacacaagtgtgtacacatgcaaactcacactcacacacgcatatatacacacacacacaggtgtgtacacacgcgcatacacagacacaccttaTTCCATAAACTAAGGAATGTGCttctgaacaacacacacacacacacacacacacacatatttgcatGATGCTTCTCATCAGCTTGCAGACAATGGAAACAGCAACTCAGTGTGCATTCACACAGGGTCCTGTTGACCGCTAACCACGTGCGTGCATTCTTTAACACACAGACCGTACGATGACACACACTCAGAGTCACAGGTCATACATTCTGCAAGTGAACATTTTGCCCTGTGTCGGGGCGTCTGCAACTGAATCTAGAACCTTCTTGAGCCAGAGTTGCTCCTCTGCCCCTACAGGTTCCTGACCAATACGGAACCATTCGGGCCGTGGCCGAGGGGAAGGGGGAACAGTTTCTGGTGGGCACATCACGCAACTTCATCCTGAGGGGCACCTTTAATGACGGATTTCAAGTGGAGGTGCAGGTAAGTAATCTGTCTTTCtcccgttctctctctctctctctctctctctctctctctctctaccccctgcTGGATCACACCAGTGCCAAGCTGTACAAACCACACTAGCCATGAGGAGGATTTGTGGTATTCTCTTCCCAGAAATCGCCGTTGGAGCAGCACACACGTACCTCCCACGCGGTGACTGCATCGTGTTAACCGTACGCGTCTCTCTGTAGGGTCACACGGATGAGCTGTGGGGTCTGGCCACACACCCCTTAAAGCAGCTCTTCCTCACCTGTGCCCAGGACAGGCAGGTGTGTCTGTGGAACGCAGTGGACCACTCGCTGGAATGGACCAGACTGCTggatgtgagacacacacacacacacacacacatgaataccAAAAACAATCGTGaccatggtgatggtgatgatgaggatgatggtGCTGGTTTTCTTCCTCTCTGCCAGGAGCACGGCCACTGCGCGGACTTTCACCCCAGTGGTGCTGTGGTTGCTATCGGCACACACTCGGGGAAGTAAGTGGCTATGTTGCTCCTTTAACCTACACTGAGCCTACACTCTAATATACTCCATCTTGGTTTGCCCCAAAGAGGGTGAGAACCCTGACCCctctgtgtgtgcaggtggtaCGCTCTGGACGCGGAGACCCGGGACCTGGTGGCCATCCACACAGATGGGAATGAGCAGCTGTCTGTAATGCGCTACACAGTAGGTGAGTAAGTGAGtaagtgtgtcagtgtgtgtgtgtgtgtgtgtgggggtgtgtgttcatttcTATACACACCCTAGTGGAGATTAAAGCGCCTTCTcttctggttgtgtgtgtgtctcagatggGACGCTGCTGGCGGTGGGATCACATGATAACTTCATTTACCTCTACACAGTGGCGGATAAGGGACGCAAGTACAGCAGATACGGCAAATGCACTGTGAGTCTCCcgcttactgtgtgtgtgtgtgtgtgtgtgtgtgtgtgtgtgtgtgtgtgtgtgtgtgtgtgtgtgtgtgtgtgtgtgtgtgtgtgagcgtgcccaCGTGTGCTCGCGTGTGCGGAGCCGTAGGGTAGAGTGCTGGACCGGAGGCTCCTCCTCCCCCCTGCTCGGCCGCGTGCCTGGGAAGGTCGTCTCCCCCTGGGGGACGATCGGTCTGTCATGGGGTCTGATGTTCACGTTACACTGGGGTGTGAGACAGTGGCGAGTATTACTGCTGTGGGCGTGGCAGATGGGGAGGTGGGCGTGGCAGATGGGGAGGTGAGATATGGGGAGGTGGGCGTGGCAGATGGGGAGGTGGGCGTGGCAGATGGGGAGGTGGGATATGGGGAGGTGGGCGTGGTAGATGGGGAGGTGGGCGTGGCAGATGGGGAGGTGAGATATGGGGAGGTGGGCGTGGCAGATGGGGAGGTGGGCGTGGCAGATGGGGAGGTGGTCGTGGCAGATGGGGAGGTGGGCGATGGGGAGGTGGGCGTGGTAGATGGGGAGGTGGGCGTGGTAGATGGGGAGGTGGGCGATGGGGAGGTGGGCGTGGTAGATGGGGAGGTGGGCGTGGTAGATGGGGAGGTGGGCGTGGCAGATGGGGAGGTGGGCGATGGGGAGGTGGGCGATGGGGAGGTGGGCGTGGTAGATGGGGAGGTGGGCGTGGTAGATGGGGAGGTGGGCGTGGCAGATGGGGAGGTGGGCGTGGCAGATGGGGAGGTGGGCGATGGGGAAGTAGAGTAAATACAGATTCAAATACAGATGCAAAAAAACgaataaaaacagaaaatataTGACTAGGATAAAGAGCGTTCTATCTGTTATCTTTCTATAcagtgagaggtgtggtggATGTATTGGTGTagagtgttggtggtgttggagcTCTGTATGTGTTTagcgtacgtgtgcgtgtgcgtgtgcgtgtgtgtgtgtgtgtgtgtgtgtgtgtgtgtgtgtgtgtgagagagagagagagagagtgtgtgatttAAGGGGTATGTGCGTGTTCGTGTTTGCGTAAGCACGTGAGTCCAGCAGCTGTGGAGTGTCTGGCCTCAGGCTTGGCAAAGATGTTGTAGacattcctctgtgtgtgtgtgtgtgtgtgtgtgtgtgtgtgtgtgtgtgtgcgtgtgcgtgtgcgtgtgcgtgtgcgtgtgtgtg
The nucleotide sequence above comes from Brachyhypopomus gauderio isolate BG-103 unplaced genomic scaffold, BGAUD_0.2 sc43, whole genome shotgun sequence. Encoded proteins:
- the eml4 gene encoding EMAP like 4 isoform X3, encoding MDGFAGSLDDSISAASASDVQDRLSSLELRVQQQEDELTVMKAALADVLRRLALSEDTAAKKQQSAKGQAQMREALSMSCITNGSSSGRRSHRDSSTVSIARKETLSSAAKSGGEKRKDKPPMEGIKEKEEPPPPQANDKPPSTPGTPQAPSPSSHSPSPHPPQPPRLTPESKGPSQAKRGHGGRRGGMERSQSSTWESGEDSRNKLVKAASTSKLLAKVVKNAEKHRDPVISQAKMSTREKNSQEGDYIKMFMRGRPITMFIPSDVENYDEVRTELPPERLKLEWVFGYRGRDCRANVCLLPTGEIVYFIASVVVLFNYDERTQRHYLGHTDCVKCLAVHPDKIRIATGQIAGVDKDGRPLQPHVRVWDSVTLSTLQVIGLGTFERGVGSLGFSKADSGTHLSVIDDSNEHMLTVWDWQKKSKIAEIKTTNEVVLAVEFHPTDASTIVTCGKSHIFFWTWSGNSLTRKQGIFGKYEKPKFVQCLAFLSNGDILTGDSGGVLLIWTRSTVEPAPGKGPKGAFQISRQIKAHDGSVFTLCQMRNGTLLTGGGKDHKIILWDHDLNQERDIEVPDQYGTIRAVAEGKGEQFLVGTSRNFILRGTFNDGFQVEVQGHTDELWGLATHPLKQLFLTCAQDRQVCLWNAVDHSLEWTRLLDEHGHCADFHPSGAVVAIGTHSGKWYALDAETRDLVAIHTDGNEQLSVMRYTVDGTLLAVGSHDNFIYLYTVADKGRKYSRYGKCTGHSSYITHLDWSPDNKFIMSNSGDYEILYWDIPNGCKLIRNRSECKDIDWATYTCVLGFHVFGVWPEGSDGTDINALVRSHNRKVIALADDFCKVHLFQYPCSRPKAPSHKYSAHSSHVTNVSFLHCDSHLVSTGGKDTSIMQWRLVEKTPALVPSDSGLGLADTVLHNSSPRGAPPTPVIPRTPTTPATVPSSLPIGVTQPDANTPPPTPTESLEPTPNGQQEGSPETPPPSDEATPPSDSTVSPKDSLEPSDDTATPSDEGTPFGPPS
- the eml4 gene encoding EMAP like 4 isoform X2; amino-acid sequence: MEDVSSSTCCPNDASVLSNHRVDDSISAASASDVQDRLSSLELRVQQQEDELTVMKAALADVLRRLALSEDTAAKKQQSAKGQAQMREALSMSCITNGSSSGRRSHRDSSTVSIARKETLSSAAKSGGEKRKDKPPMEGIKEKEEPPPPQANDKPPSTPGTPQAPSPSSHSPSPHPPQPPRLTPESKGPSQAKRGHGGRRGGMERSQSSTWESGEDSRNKLVKAASTSKLLAKVVKNAEKHRDPVISQEGDYIKMFMRGRPITMFIPSDVENYDEVRTELPPERLKLEWVFGYRGRDCRANVCLLPTGEIVYFIASVVVLFNYDERTQRHYLGHTDCVKCLAVHPDKIRIATGQIAGVDKDGRPLQPHVRVWDSVTLSTLQVIGLGTFERGVGSLGFSKADSGTHLSVIDDSNEHMLTVWDWQKKSKIAEIKTTNEVVLAVEFHPTDASTIVTCGKSHIFFWTWSGNSLTRKQGIFGKYEKPKFVQCLAFLSNGDILTGDSGGVLLIWTRSTVEPAPGKGPKGAFQISRQIKAHDGSVFTLCQMRNGTLLTGGGKDHKIILWDHDLNQERDIEVPDQYGTIRAVAEGKGEQFLVGTSRNFILRGTFNDGFQVEVQGHTDELWGLATHPLKQLFLTCAQDRQVCLWNAVDHSLEWTRLLDEHGHCADFHPSGAVVAIGTHSGKWYALDAETRDLVAIHTDGNEQLSVMRYTVDGTLLAVGSHDNFIYLYTVADKGRKYSRYGKCTGHSSYITHLDWSPDNKFIMSNSGDYEILYWDIPNGCKLIRNRSECKDIDWATYTCVLGFHVFGVWPEGSDGTDINALVRSHNRKVIALADDFCKVHLFQYPCSRPKAPSHKYSAHSSHVTNVSFLHCDSHLVSTGGKDTSIMQWRLVEKTPALVPSDSGLGLADTVLHNSSPRGAPPTPVIPRTPTTPATVPSSLPIGVTQPDANTPPPTPTESLEPTPNGQQEGSPETPPPSDEATPPSDSTVSPKDSLEPSDDTATPSDEGTPFGPPS
- the eml4 gene encoding EMAP like 4 isoform X1 codes for the protein MEDVSSSTCCPNDASVLSNHRVDDSISAASASDVQDRLSSLELRVQQQEDELTVMKAALADVLRRLALSEDTAAKKQQSAKGQAQMREALSMSCITNGSSSGRRSHRDSSTVSIARKETLSSAAKSGGEKRKDKPPMEGIKEKEEPPPPQANDKPPSTPGTPQAPSPSSHSPSPHPPQPPRLTPESKGPSQAKRGHGGRRGGMERSQSSTWESGEDSRNKLVKAASTSKLLAKVVKNAEKHRDPVISQAKMSTREKNSQEGDYIKMFMRGRPITMFIPSDVENYDEVRTELPPERLKLEWVFGYRGRDCRANVCLLPTGEIVYFIASVVVLFNYDERTQRHYLGHTDCVKCLAVHPDKIRIATGQIAGVDKDGRPLQPHVRVWDSVTLSTLQVIGLGTFERGVGSLGFSKADSGTHLSVIDDSNEHMLTVWDWQKKSKIAEIKTTNEVVLAVEFHPTDASTIVTCGKSHIFFWTWSGNSLTRKQGIFGKYEKPKFVQCLAFLSNGDILTGDSGGVLLIWTRSTVEPAPGKGPKGAFQISRQIKAHDGSVFTLCQMRNGTLLTGGGKDHKIILWDHDLNQERDIEVPDQYGTIRAVAEGKGEQFLVGTSRNFILRGTFNDGFQVEVQGHTDELWGLATHPLKQLFLTCAQDRQVCLWNAVDHSLEWTRLLDEHGHCADFHPSGAVVAIGTHSGKWYALDAETRDLVAIHTDGNEQLSVMRYTVDGTLLAVGSHDNFIYLYTVADKGRKYSRYGKCTGHSSYITHLDWSPDNKFIMSNSGDYEILYWDIPNGCKLIRNRSECKDIDWATYTCVLGFHVFGVWPEGSDGTDINALVRSHNRKVIALADDFCKVHLFQYPCSRPKAPSHKYSAHSSHVTNVSFLHCDSHLVSTGGKDTSIMQWRLVEKTPALVPSDSGLGLADTVLHNSSPRGAPPTPVIPRTPTTPATVPSSLPIGVTQPDANTPPPTPTESLEPTPNGQQEGSPETPPPSDEATPPSDSTVSPKDSLEPSDDTATPSDEGTPFGPPS
- the eml4 gene encoding EMAP like 4 isoform X4 yields the protein MEDVSSSTCCPNDASVLSNHRVDDSISAASASDVQDRLSSLELRVQQQEDELTVMKAALADVLRRLALSEDTAAKKQQSAKGQAQMREALSMSCITNGSSSGRRSHRDSSTVSIARKETLSSAAKRGHGGRRGGMERSQSSTWESGEDSRNKLVKAASTSKLLAKVVKNAEKHRDPVISQAKMSTREKNSQEGDYIKMFMRGRPITMFIPSDVENYDEVRTELPPERLKLEWVFGYRGRDCRANVCLLPTGEIVYFIASVVVLFNYDERTQRHYLGHTDCVKCLAVHPDKIRIATGQIAGVDKDGRPLQPHVRVWDSVTLSTLQVIGLGTFERGVGSLGFSKADSGTHLSVIDDSNEHMLTVWDWQKKSKIAEIKTTNEVVLAVEFHPTDASTIVTCGKSHIFFWTWSGNSLTRKQGIFGKYEKPKFVQCLAFLSNGDILTGDSGGVLLIWTRSTVEPAPGKGPKGAFQISRQIKAHDGSVFTLCQMRNGTLLTGGGKDHKIILWDHDLNQERDIEVPDQYGTIRAVAEGKGEQFLVGTSRNFILRGTFNDGFQVEVQGHTDELWGLATHPLKQLFLTCAQDRQVCLWNAVDHSLEWTRLLDEHGHCADFHPSGAVVAIGTHSGKWYALDAETRDLVAIHTDGNEQLSVMRYTVDGTLLAVGSHDNFIYLYTVADKGRKYSRYGKCTGHSSYITHLDWSPDNKFIMSNSGDYEILYWDIPNGCKLIRNRSECKDIDWATYTCVLGFHVFGVWPEGSDGTDINALVRSHNRKVIALADDFCKVHLFQYPCSRPKAPSHKYSAHSSHVTNVSFLHCDSHLVSTGGKDTSIMQWRLVEKTPALVPSDSGLGLADTVLHNSSPRGAPPTPVIPRTPTTPATVPSSLPIGVTQPDANTPPPTPTESLEPTPNGQQEGSPETPPPSDEATPPSDSTVSPKDSLEPSDDTATPSDEGTPFGPPS